The DNA window CGGAAAACCGACTCGCTGTAGCGCGTAAAGACTATAACGATGAAGTCACACAATATAATAAATCCGTTAAGAGATTTCCTAAAAATATGTTAGCGCGTACGTTTGGCTTTGATAAAAAACCATATTTTGAAGTAACAAATGAAGAAAAAGAAGCGCCGAAAGTTGATTTTGGGAGCGATAAATGATGAAATTCCTAGCTTCGTTTGCTTTATTATTGTCTCTTTTATGTAATACAGTAAGCGTTGCTTTTGCTGCACCTGATATTCCGAATCCGGTAGGCGATATTTACGTTCAAGATTTTGCTCATCTGTTAAACGACCAGGAAAAAGCTGAAATGAATCAAATGGGCAAAAAGTTAGATGATGAAACCAAAGCTCAAGTAGCTATTCTTACCGTGAATTCATTAGGTGATTCAGATCTAGAAGAGTACGCAAATGAAGCTTTTCGAAAGTACAAACTCGGTGATAAAAAGCTGAATAATGGCGTTCTTATTTTACTTGCTAAAGAGGAACAGAAAATTCGGATTGAAGTAGGATACGGGTTAGAAGGAGCTATTACCGATATCAAATCTGGAGAAATTTTGGACTCTTATGCCATTCCTAACTTAAAAAATGACAAATACGATATGGCTCTAGAAAGTACATACAAAGCTGTTTATAACCAAGTCGTGAAAGAGTATGATTTAGGAAAAGATTTCGAACAAAAAGTGCCAAAAGCATCCGCTTCCTCTGATAGCGGTGTTCATTTAACAACACTTCAAACGCTGCTGATTGCAGCCGTTATTGTGGGCTTGCTTATAGTCGACTTCGTCTTTTTTAAAGGAGCGATTACTCAATTTCTGCTAAACTTCCTTGTAATGTTTGGAGGAAGAGGCGGAGGAGGCGGTAGCGGTCCTCGCGGAGGCGGTGGGGGAAGCTCTGGAGGCGGTGGAGCGAGCCGAGGCTAGTAATAAAATAACGCAAAGAACCAAGCTGGTATAGAACTAGCTTGGTTTTTATGTTTTTGTATTGGCTATATCTTAAAAAAATAGATTTTTTCCATTGTATAAGCATA is part of the Priestia aryabhattai genome and encodes:
- a CDS encoding TPM domain-containing protein; its protein translation is MKFLASFALLLSLLCNTVSVAFAAPDIPNPVGDIYVQDFAHLLNDQEKAEMNQMGKKLDDETKAQVAILTVNSLGDSDLEEYANEAFRKYKLGDKKLNNGVLILLAKEEQKIRIEVGYGLEGAITDIKSGEILDSYAIPNLKNDKYDMALESTYKAVYNQVVKEYDLGKDFEQKVPKASASSDSGVHLTTLQTLLIAAVIVGLLIVDFVFFKGAITQFLLNFLVMFGGRGGGGGSGPRGGGGGSSGGGGASRG